The region ACATATTATTTGCTCATCTGTACTTATAAAATCATATCTATGGTACTAATTTACATTGGTCCCAATGAAATATCCTTTTATGTTTTtagaaatttctattttctcatctatgaaataatAAGTAGTCATGCATTCAGATCACTTTTTTCTATtacgtttttctttttaattgatccATACAAACCATTCAGATTTTCCAGAAAACATATTGGACATGTTGTAGAAagatttcattctgttttgtatcttttcatttcctttttggtaTATTCTGATAACCACAAGTTCCTTATTTCAATGtgagcaaatttttttttcaatgtgagcaaatattataaatattttataaagcttaTTTGTATCCTGTTTAAAAAACCCTTATCTTGTGATCATAGTTATTGCTTACATATTCTTCCAAAAGTCAGTTTTGCCTTGCATGTAACTCTTGATATGGTGAGCGTAGGCATCCAGTTCTTTTCTATGTGAATGAACCACTTCTGCTTTTTAGAACCATTATTGAGTAATCTGTTCTTTCCCCATACTTGTCATGTCATGAATACTTCTAatcttttaccatttttttttccagcacatTTCTTGGTAAATACCTTTTTATCCAGTTATAAACTTCCTTCCTACTGCTGCTTGGTTAGTTTTTAATCACGAGTAGGTGCTGAGAATTttggttttttctgcatctattgagacgaACCTATGAATTTCTGTTAATATTAAGATGGCACATAGCATCTGTAAGCTTCCTAATGTTAAGACAACCCATGCATCTCCATGAATAACCTGTACTTATCAGTAAAACTAGTACTATGTCTAGGTACTTTTGGGCTCAATCTGCTTATGCtttgtttaggatttttacaTGTTGATGGATGATACTGGACTGCAATCTTTCTTGTATTTCCCTTGCCTGATTTTGGTACTGGGTTATATTAGAATCATCAAACTTACAGATTATCGCCTTTGAAGGATTCTGCTAAAGACATAAACAATGTTACCTGCAAGTTTGATAGGCCTTGCCTTAAAAATAACTAGGCTTCATATTTtgtgtgattttatttaattttttgatgatTTTAGGACACATACTTGTGGAATGCTACAGTCTGAATctttgtgtcccctcaaaatacATGTTGAAATTCAACCCCAAAGGCGATGTTATTAGGAGGTGGAGCCTTGTGAGGTATCTATGCTACCTCCCTCATGCATAGATCAGTGCCCTTAAAAAAAGAGGCCCCTGAGAAATCCCTCACCATGATGACATGGTGAGAAGGCACCAGAAATGAGTCAGGAAGGGGGTTTTAACCACAACACAAATCATGTTGATGCCCTGATTTTAGACTTTCCAGccataactgtgagaaataaatttccattgtttataaGCTATCCAGTCTCTGGTATTCTGGTACAGCACTCCAAACTAAGAAGCTCTATTTTTCCTAGGAAAGTTATGTATTTCCTAGGAACCTCCCTTAGGTAATCAGAGAATTTAAAAGAATGGTTGTATGAAAAGGGACATTGTGAGTAGAATACTAAATGACCTGGAAGAGTTTGTTCCTCACAAGTCTGAAACAATGAGACTGATTAGTCCCAAGAGGCAAAGTTTAATTCACTATTTTTTGCTTTACTCAATCTCCACTCCTAacccttttgaattttttttttaaagcaacttggcaaatagaaaaaaacaatttttttcaatgaaatgaGTATTCCTGTCCTTAAGTGCTTGCCTACTCctgataaaattgacaaaactagATGTTAGCCTCTGTGAAGCTCAACAAAATTAGTATGatttgtttttatcttgttcAAATTACTGTTCATATTGTAGAAATGGTTTCTGGGATCAATAACTTTTTAAAGGACACAGTCCATTTTTTGGAGGAAAAAGCATCTGAACTTAAGAGTCTCAACTTTTGTCTAGTGGTCCTCAGAGTGTGGAAAGGAGCGAACACCACCTGATGGAGGTGAAAGTAAAGTATAAGTGTGAAAACTACCTTGTTCACTTGACCTAACAGGAGGACAGCCAGAGTTCCATGTGTTCCTGGGTCTTCCTGGTGGCTGGTAACCAGAGAACTCAAGGCAGCAGGCACACAGCCTGGTGGTCAAGAGTCATGCTCCCTATGCTTACATTGCAACATAATTTTTAACAACTCTGATCAGTAAATCAACTTGCAAAAGCAGTAGTTGTCTAAATTATCTTTAATTCTCAATGTAATACAACATTGGTAatcaatttatgacaaaaacaagtaaaatatcATGTATTTTGTGATTTGAAATAAAGTGACTTTAAATCTGATTCAGAATTTGGAACAAGTAGTCAGGGAGAACACTCCCAGAACTTAAACCAGTTTACAGAGTGATTTTTCAGGTGAATAGCTTAGGAAGCATGGGAGAAATAACTCAAAAGATTTAACGACCACCAAGTACAGAAGTTACTGTTAAATTCTTACAAAAACAAATTTTACTGACAGTGAGGTAGTTCCAGGTCATCTGCTTACATTTCATCTCTAATACATTTTTCTTAGTACAACTGGCTTTGAAACTCAAATGCcgtttcaaaaatatacaatctTAGACTAATCCAAATCTGGATTTTATGGCTGCACTTTTCCATTAACCAACAAGCTTCCCATGATGCCTATGAAAGCTGGTGGCTGTTACCAcatttcaccagaaaaaaaataaaatactaacctTTTGATCtgataaattttctattttatagtcAGTTATAAGTTAAGAATGTATGAAGAAACATTTAATAGAAGCTTTTCTAATATTTCTAAGGTTACCCTGCATCATAAGTCTCTGATGCTTGGCAAGGTCTAAATCCTGAAGTTTAATGCACAATTAACTACTCCTCATGATTTTCTCCCCAGAATGAATTCTTAGGTATTTTGTATGAAATGAACTTCAGTTGGAAGGTTTTTCCCCATGCATTTAACTTATAGTTTTTCTCCAGTATGAGTCCTCTGATGATTTGTAAGAGACGAGCTCTGACTGAAAGCtttcccacattctttacatttataggGCTTTTCCCCTGTATGAATTCTCATATGTGTCATAAGGGATGAACTTTGtctaaaggctttcccacataCTTTACaattatatggtttctctccagtatgaattctctggtgcTGAATGAGGGCTGAGCTTTGGTTGAAAGCTTTTTCACAGtcattacatttataaggtttctctccagtatggatTTTTCGATGAGTATTAACTGCTGAGTGGGAACTGAAAGCCTTTCCACATTCCTTACaattatatggtttctctccagtatggatTCTGTTGTGTATATTAAGTCGTGAAATCCAGGAGAAAgctttcccacattcattacatttgtagggtttttctccagtatgaattctttgaTGTTGTATAAGAGCTGAGCTTTggctgaaggctttcccacattctttACAGGCATAAGGTTTCTcaccagtgtgaattctctgatgtataATAAGGGCTGAGTGGTAACTAAACACCTTTCCACACTCATTACAATtaaaaggtttctctccagtatgaattctgtGGTGTCTACTTAGTCGTGATATTGAAGtaaaggctttcccacactgACTACAttcatatggtttctctccagtatgaattctatGATGCTGAATAAGAGATGAGCACTGGCTAAAGGTTCTCCCACATTCATTACACTTATAGGGcttttctccagtatgaattcgctggtgaTTATTAAGGGATGAACTACCTTTAAATGTTTTTCCACATTCGTTACATTTATAGGGTCTCTCTCCAGTATGCATTCTCTGATGTCCAATGAGAGATGTAGTGAAactgaaggcttttccacattcacTACAtatataaggcttctctccagtatgaactctcagGTGCTGAGTTAGAGATGAGCTTTGGCTAAAAGCTTTCCTACATTCCTTACATTTATAgagcttctctccagtatggatTCTCTGATGTTTACTCAGGGAAGAACTGTGGAGGAAGATTTTCCCGCAGATATTACACTTGTAACACTTACGCACTGTGCTGATTCCCAGCTGTTTAAATAGAATTGAATACTGCTGTGAACAAGGTTTCCTTCCTCTGGAAACAATTCTAGGTTTTCTAATAAGTGATAATTTTAGATCAAGATTTTTCCCAAGGTCAATACCTATAAAGCTCTTGTCCTTCATGCATGTTTTCTTGATGGTAACTAAGATTTCCCTCAAAGGTCTGCTCTCTTTGCCTTGTTGATTCTCTAGGGTTTCCTCGTTTATATAGATTTTTCCCAATTTAAAGTCAAAATGACCATCACCTAAGAGTTGATTCATTACTTCCtgattttcttcttcagaaaCTCTGGTTTCAAACAAGCTCTCCCAtcctaaaataaaagaaacatgtaAGTCTCTTTTGCActgagaataaaggaaaataacaacaaaatacacAAGGATGGCTAACAAATATATTTATGGAGTCCTtagaaaaggcaatgccaaagaatgttcaaactactgcacaactgcactcatttcacatactagcgaagtaatgctcaaaattctccaagttaggcttcaacagtacatgaaccaagaactttcagatattcaagctggatttagaaaaggcagaggaaccagaggtcaaattggcaacatctgctgaatcatagaaaaagcaagagaatttcagaaaaacatctactttgctttattgatgatgtcaaagcctctgactgtgtggatcacaatagactatggaaaattcttaaaaagatgggagtaccagaccaccttacctgcctcctgagaaatctgtatgcaggtcagaaagcaacagttagaaatgaacaTGCAACAagacactggttccaaatcgggaaaggagtacatcaaggttgtatactgtcaccctgcttatttaacttatatgcagagtacatcaagcaaaatgctgggctggatgaagcacaagctggaatcaagattgctgggagaaatatcaataacctcagatatgcagatgacaccacccttatggcagaaggcaaagaggaactaaagggcctcttgatgaaagtgaaagaggagagtaataaagctggcttaaaactcaatattcaataaactaagattatggcatccagtcctatcacttcatggcaaatagacagggaaccaaaggaaacagtgacagactttattttcttgggctccaaaatcactgcagatggtgactgcagccatgaaatgaaaagatgcttgctccctggaacaaaagctatgacaaacctagacagtgtattaaaaagcagagacatctctttgctgacaaatgtccatctagtcaaagctatgtttttccagtagtcatgtatggatgtgagagttggactataaagaaagctgagcaccaaaacattgatgcttttgaactgtggtgttggagaagactcttgagagtcccttggacagcaaggagatccaaccagtccatcctaaaggaaatcagtcttgaatattcattggaaggactgatactgaagctgaaactccaatattttggccaactgatgtgaagaactgactcattggaaaagactctgaagctgggaaagactgaaggcaggaggagaaggggatggcacaggatgagatggttggatggcatcaccaacttgatggacatgaatttgagtaggctctgggagttggtgacggacagggaaacctggcgtgctgcagtccatggggtcacaatgagtcggacatgactgagcaactgaactgaactgagaaaagggtgaaaaaaagaaaagcaagagaaagaagcagaatGGAAGATCTACCTGGGTGGGAAAAAGTCTGAAGAAAACTATATGTGGGTGGGCTGAGGAACTGAGAGGGCAGCTCTTCCAGTAAAGGAACCAGGCCTGATTTAGTAACAAAGCAGAGGTCAGCAGGGTATATAGTATTTCTGTGTACAGCAGGTTGTATATTATTCAGCTTCATCCTTCAGGTCAGCCATCAGTGCACTCGAGCCAAAACCAAGAGAAAACTGCAGAGGGGCTATAAACAAGTGGAAGAAGCACAGACTCTAAAAAGTCTCTTTGAAACACAGCCTCAGCTAGTGAAGTTTCAGGATTCCCTTGAGTGCTATGAATAAAGTAACACATTTCACTGACAGTATCTACTTAGTATCCACTATGTACCACACAAAGGTCAAGACTCAGGATTATAGAGAACATACCAGATAAGAGTCCCACTTTTTCACAAGGTTTACATTCTAGTAGCCAATATTGACAATGATCAAGTAACCAAATAAAGTACTGGGAGTGATgacaactgtgagaaaataaacaaaaacaaggtGATGTGTACAACCTGGTATTTCAAACTATgatgaggaaataaaattaaagatttaaataacaTAGAGTTGTCCATGTAAAAATTGGGTAAGAAGAGCAATTACAAAGGCTGTAAGGCAGGAATAAGCTCTGTGTGTTTGCAGACTATAAAGAACCAGTGTGGCCAAATAAGCAAGAGGCAAACGGGGGAGAATGCTACAAGAGGAAAAATGAGATGGGCAGGGGGTCATATCATGCAAGGTCTTATAAAATATGGGGCAGTGTTTGGAATTTCTTCTAAGGATCACTGGGGTTTGGAGGAACATAGTAGTTCTGTTTAAAAACGAAACCTATGGAGTTGTGTGACAAATGGACTGTAATTGGGgacagaggaaaataaaacaaagacaggTACAGGGCTGCCAATTAGGAGGCTGAGACAGTCTTCCTGGATGAAGGTTATGGCAGTTTGCACTGATATGGAAACAGAAGTAGGCACACTGgagtattt is a window of Muntiacus reevesi chromosome 1, mMunRee1.1, whole genome shotgun sequence DNA encoding:
- the LOC136155516 gene encoding zinc finger protein 879 translates to MATRLLPAQALVSVTFRDVAVFFSRDEWLCLDSAQRTLYQEVMLENYSTLFSLGILFSKPKVILQLEQGEDPWMVENGVSQSTYLGWESLFETRVSEEENQEVMNQLLGDGHFDFKLGKIYINEETLENQQGKESRPLREILVTIKKTCMKDKSFIGIDLGKNLDLKLSLIRKPRIVSRGRKPCSQQYSILFKQLGISTVRKCYKCNICGKIFLHSSSLSKHQRIHTGEKLYKCKECRKAFSQSSSLTQHLRVHTGEKPYICSECGKAFSFTTSLIGHQRMHTGERPYKCNECGKTFKGSSSLNNHQRIHTGEKPYKCNECGRTFSQCSSLIQHHRIHTGEKPYECSQCGKAFTSISRLSRHHRIHTGEKPFNCNECGKVFSYHSALIIHQRIHTGEKPYACKECGKAFSQSSALIQHQRIHTGEKPYKCNECGKAFSWISRLNIHNRIHTGEKPYNCKECGKAFSSHSAVNTHRKIHTGEKPYKCNDCEKAFNQSSALIQHQRIHTGEKPYNCKVCGKAFRQSSSLMTHMRIHTGEKPYKCKECGKAFSQSSSLTNHQRTHTGEKL